In the genome of Lactobacillus intestinalis, the window AATACATAATAACGGTAGACCTTTTTAATGAAGGGGTAGATATTCCATCCCTAAATCAAATTGTGATGCTCAGAAATACTCAATCTAGCATTGTCTTTATTCAACAACTTGGCCGAGGTTTGCGTAAATATCCTGGTAAAGATTATGTAACGGTGATTGATTTTATTGGAAATTACAAAAATAATTACCTAATTCCCATTGCTCTTAATTCAGATGATAGCCTTGATAAAGATCAGCTTAAACAAGAAACGCTCCTTCCTCAATTAATTGATCTTTCAACGATTAACTTTACTCAAATTGCGTCTGATAAGATCTTACAATCTTTAGATAAAGTAAAATTAGATAGTTTAATGCATCTCAAGCAATCTTATAAAGATTTGAAACAGAAAATTGGTCGCATCCCTTATTTGGAAGATTTTTATAAGTATCATACCGTTTCACCAGAAGTATTTGTTAAAAATAAATTGCTAGGTAACTATGGTATCTTTTTACAAAAAAATCATGAAGATATCCATTTATCTATGTATGAAAATCAAGTCTTGACTTTTATGACTAAAGAACTTTTAAATGGTAAACGGCCTCATGAACTGATTTTGCTTTCTTTGTTGGTGGATTCTGTTGTAGGAGAGGAAGAATACGTCCAAGCTTTACGCAAAAATAATGTCTATGTTGATTCGCAGGTGCTTTCCTCAGTAGAAGGATTTTTGAATTTAGCCTTTTTTGAAGTAAAAGCTGGCAAAACGACGAAAAAAGAACAATATGGTAGTTTTCCATTAGTAGAAAAGGATTTGTTTGGCTATCATTTATCAGAACCTTTGCAGGAAAGTTTGGCTCAGAATAATCAGTTCAAAAAGCTATTCTTAGATGTGATTAAAACAGGTTTACTTTTAGCCAAAAAATATAATTGGAATATGCAATTTACTCTTTATCAAAAATACGATCGAGAAGATGTGTGTCGTTTATTAAATTGGCCATTAGATGTAAGTGCTCCAATGTATGGTTATCGAGTTGGAGAAGAGGAAACTCCAATTTTTATTACATATAAAAAGAGTCAAGAAGACAAACGTAGTGATGTGTACGATAACGAGTTGCAAAACGGTACTACCCTTAAATGGTATACTCGCACGCCACGCCATTTAGATTCTGCAGAGGTAAAGCGACTTTTGCAAAAAGATATGAAATTACATATTTTTGTCAAAAGAAGCGATGCCGAAGGAAAAGATTTCTTTTATTTAGGGGAAGCCATAATAGATCGCAAGAGTGTTAAAGAGGAGCAGATTGGGCCAAAGAAAAAATTAGCAGTAGGGATGAACTTAATTCTAAAAACCCCATTAACTGTTGAGATGTATGATTTATTATTTAAATAAAAAAGCGCCTGGATGGCGCTTTTTTATCTTTGCGTGAAAGTATTTGGTTTAATATAATTCAAAATTTCATACCCAACATCTTTTTGATTGTTTTCATTATTATCTGTTTGGTTTAAGAACATAATTAAACCATTTTTCATATCAGTTGTAACTTGGAACCAATTACCAAAGTGAGTGCCAGCTAAGTTTCCATAAGATGACATCAATGTGTCGTTATTCTTTAAGTAAACGCCGCCAGAATATTCAGTTACTTTACTCTTTAAATGAGTTAAATAGTTAAAATCAGAACGATCTAAAATCTGACCATTGCTTAAGCCAACTAAAATTTTGTAGTAATCCATGGGAGTAGAGAACATATTAGCTGCTCCCGGAAGCTGGGAAGCTAAAGAGCGTTTTACATATTCTGCGTCTTGGTAATTTTTACCATTGCTATAAGTATAAGAAATAGCGTCGGTCTTATCTTTTGGGATGTTTTGATAAAGATAAGTATGTTGCAAACCTAACTTATTAACAATTCGGGTTTGGAAGTTGGATTCGTAAGATTGGTTAGTTACCTTAGCAATAATTCCAGCCAATAGGATATAATTGGTATTATTGTAGAAATAAGTTCCAGGTTGACCTTCTCCGCGAGAGTTAACATGATCTACGATCCAGTTAATGGAATTCTCTTCAGAATAGTTATATCCACGATCGATTTCAGTATCAGTAGCCGTAATCCCAGAGGTATGGGTTAATAGATTTCCAACTGAAATTTGATCAGCATTTTTTAAATTAGGATACCAACGAGAAATTTTTGTATATTGAGAAAATTGCTGATTAGTATGATTAGTTTCGTTAATTAATTGAATAATCATTGCAGCAGTAATAACTTTTTGGAGAGAACAAGTTGGATATACAACTTTAGAATTACCATTTCCAAGTTTCTTTCCGTACCAGCCCCAACCATAACTAATTTGTTGTGGTTCCCCATCTTTTATTACTACTACAGATCCACGTACATTATGTTTTCCAAGCGTACTTCTTACGAAATTGCGCATTTGGGTCTTTTGTTCTGCAGTTGCAGCATACGCTGGCTTAACAGGGGCAGTCAGTGTGAAAGATGAAAGCCCGAGTGTTATCGCAGCAGTGGCTGCAAGTAATTTTCTTTTCAATTAGAGTACTCCCCTCAAAAAAGTATTTTAAATTGTATTATAAAACTTTTTCGTTAATTAAAGCATTCAAATTTATTAATTTTTGTTAACAATGGTAAGAAAGGAATATTTATGACTACTCAAGCAATTATTCATGATGTAATGATTTTAAGAACTAAATCACAAAAAGCATCGCAAGCAGACTTAAAAATTGCGGAAGATCTAAAAGATACTCTTATAGAAAATAAAAATATTGCTGCAGGATTAGCAGCAAATATGATTGGTGAAAACAAAAGAATTATTGCTTTCTTTGTAGGTCCTTTTCCTATGTTAATGTTGAATCCTAAAATTATAGCTAAAAAAGAAAGTTATATCACTGAAGAAGGATGTCTATCATTGACAGGAGTTCGCCCAGTTAAACGTTATAAAATAATCAGCGTTGAATACGAGGATACAAGCTTTAATAAAAAGATCCAAGAGTTCACAGATTTTACGGCAGAAGTGATTCAACATGAGATTGATCATTGTGATGGAATTTTGATTTAAAAAAGTTCAAAAAAAGACTTGCCAAAAAAGAATAAATCAGGTATATTAATAAAGTCGCTTTTGAGAGAAAGCGAAACAGAAGCAGGCAAGCAAAAAGAAATAAAAAAATATTTCAAAAAAGCTTGCAAGAGAGAAAAACTTCTGGTAATATATTTAACTGTCGTCAAGTTAAGAACTTGAAGGCAAAAAAATAAATTCAAAAAAGTCCTTGACAAAGGACAAACGAATTTGATATAATATAAAAGCTGTCTGATGCAAAAGATCAGGCAGAGGTAGTACCTTGAAAACTGAACAAAGTTTCGCTAAAGTGTGCGGGTGTAAAAACCCAAACAAAGAGCGAAGTCAATTCGCAAGCAATAAATTTTGAGACAAAGATCTTAAAAAAAGGAATGAGCAATCATTCAAACTTTTAAAAATGAGAGTTTGATCCTGGCTCAGGACGAACGCTGGCGGCGTGCCTAATACATGCAAGTCGAGCGAGCTGAACCAGCAGATTCACTTCGGTGATGACGCTGGGAACGCGAGCGGCGGATGGGTGAGTAACACGTGGGTAACCTGCCCTAAAGTCTGGGATACCACTTGGAAACAGGTGCTAATACCGGATAACAACAATAGCTGCATGGCTATTGCTTAAAAGGCGGCGTAAGCTGTCGCTAAAGGATGGACCCGCGGTGCATTAGCTAGTTGGTAAGGTAACGGCTTACCAAGGCGACGATGCATAGCCGAGTTGAGAGACTGATCGGCCACATTGGGACTGAGACACGGCCCAAACTCCTACGGGAGGCAGCAGTAGGGAATCTTCCACAATGGGCGAAAGCCTGATGGAGCAACGCCGCGTGAGTGAAGAAGGTTTTCGGATCGTAAAGCTCTGTTGTTGGTGAAGAAGGATAGAGGTAGTAACTGGCCCCTATTTGACGGTAATCAACCAGAAAGTCACGGCTAACTACGTGCCAGCAGCCGCGGTAATACGTAGGTGGCAAGCGTTGTCCGGATTTATTGGGCGTAAAGCGAGCGCAGGCGGAAAGATAAGTCTGATGTGAAAGCCCCCGGCTTAACCGAGGAATTGCATCGGAAACTGTGTTTCTTGAGTGCAGAAGAGGAGAGTGGAACTCCATGTGTAGCGGTGGAATGCGTAGATATATGGAAGAACACCAGTGGCGAAGGCGGCTCTCTGGTCTGTAACTGACGCTGAGGCTCGAAAGCATGGGTAGCGAACAGGATTAGATACCCTGGTAGTCCATGCCGTAAACGATGAGTGCTAAGTGTTGGGAGGTTTCCGCCTCTCAGTGCTGCAGCTAACGCATTAAGCACTCCGCCTGGGGAGTACGACCGCAAGGTTGAAACTCAAAGGAATTGACGGGGGCCCGCACAAGCGGTGGAGCATGTGGTTTAATTCGAAGCAACGCGAAGAACCTTACCAGGTCTTGACATCTAGTGCCATCCTAAGAGATTAGGAGTTCCCTTCGGGGACGCTAAGACAGGTGGTGCATGGCTGTCGTCAGCTCGTGTCGTGAGATGTTGGGTTAAGTCCCGCAACGAGCGCAACCCTTGTTATTAGTTGCCAGCATTAAGTTGGGCACTCTAATGAGACTGCCGGTGACAAACCGGAGGAAGGTGGGGATGACGTCAAGTCATCATGCCCCTTATGACCTGGGCTACACACGTGCTACAATGGGCAGTACAACGAGAAGCGAGCCTGCGAAGGCAAGCGGATCTCTTAAAGCTGTTCTCAGTTCGGACTGCAGTCTGCAACTCGACTGCACGAAGCTGGAATCGCTAGTAATCGCGGATCAGCACGCCGCGGTGAATACGTTCCCGGGCCTTGTACACACCGCCCGTCACACCATGGAAGTCTGCAATGCCCGAAGCCGGTGGCCTAACCACTTATGTGGAAGGAGCCGTCTAAGGCAGGGCAGATGACTGGGGTGAAGTCGTAACAAGGTAGCCGTAGGAGAACCTGCGGCTGGATCACCTCCTTTCTAAGGAAGCCAAAGTGACGGAGAGTAGAAATACTAAAAGAAGTCGCAAACGGCAAACGGAAGCACACTAAAGAAACTTTGTTTAGTTTTGAGGGTAATACCTCAAAAGAGATAGTACGTTGAAAACTGAATACAAACCAAGCAAAAACCGAGACAATCATTGAACAGATTGTAGAGCGACCGAGAAGAGAGAAAAGAACTTGAGTAAGGTCAAGTAGAAAAGGGCGCACGGTGAATGCCTAGGCACTAGAAGCCGATGAAGGACGTGACAAACTACGAAAAGCTTCGGGGAGCTGTAAGTAAGCTATGATCCGGAGATATCCGAATGGGGGAACCCAGTGCAGCGATGCACTATCATGTATTGTTAAGATATATGAAGGAAGACGCAGTGAACTGAAACATCTAAGTAGCTGCAGGAAGAGAAAGAAAGATCGATTTCCTTAGTAGCGGCGAGCGAAGAGGAAAGAGCCCAAACCAGATGATTTATCATCTGGGGTTGTAGGACTGCGACATGTGAGCTTAAGCGATAGCAGAATTATCTGGGAAGGTAAGCCAGAGAGGGTGAGAGCCCCGTAAGCGAAATTGCAAGAGCAGCTAGCAGAATCCTGAGTAGGCCGGGACACGAGGAATCCCGGTTGAATCTGCGAGGACCATCTCGCAAGGCTAAATACTAACTAGTGACCGATAGTGAACCAGTACCGTGAGGGAAAGGTGAAAAGAACCCCGGAAGGGGAGTGAAAGAGAACCTGAAACCGTGTGCCTACAAATAGTCAGAGCACATTCAAGTGTAATGGCGTGCCTTTTGTAGAATGAACCGGCGAGTTACGTTATATAGCGAGGTTAAGTCAGAAAAGACGGAGCCGGAGCGAAAGCGAGTCTGAATAGGGCGAAAAGTTGTATGACGTAGACCCGAAACCAAGTGACCTACCCATGGCCAGGTTGAAGGCGTGGTAAAACGCGCTGGAGGACCGAACCCACGTAAGTTAAAAATTGCGGGGATGAGCTGTGGGTAGCGGTGAAATTCCAAACGAACTTGGAGATAGCTGGTTCTCTCCGAAATAGCTTTAGGGCTAGCCTCGTGGTAGAGGATAATGGAGGTAGAGCTCTGTTTGGACTAGGGGCCCGTCAGGGGTTACTGAATCCAGATAAACTACGAATTCCAGATATCTATACACGGGAGTCAGACTGCGAGTGATAAGATCCGTAGTCGAAAGGGAAACAGCCCAGATCACCAGTTAAGGTCCCCAAATCTATGCTAAGTGGAAAAGGATGTGGAGTTGCGTAGACAACTAGGACGTTGGCTCAGAAGCAGCCATCATTCAAAGAGTGCGTAATAGCTCACTAGTCGAGTGGCGCTGCGCCGAAAATTTACCGGGGCTAAGCATAGTACCGAAACTGTGGATGTGTTTTAAAGAGCACGTGGTAGGAGAGCGTTCTAAGTGCGGCGAAGTCAGATCGAGAGGACTGATGGAGCGCTTAGAAGTGAGAATGCCGGTATGAGTAGCGAAAGATAGGTGAGAATCCTATCCGCCGAAAGACTAAGGTTTCCTGGGGCAGGCTCGTCCGCCCAGGGTAAGTCGGGACCTAAGACGAGGCCGAGAGGCGTAGTCGATGGACAACAGGTAGATATTCCTGTACTGCGTTTAATCGTTATGAGCGAAGGAGGGACGCAGGAGGCTAAGCACGCATGGCGCCGGAAGCCATGTTTAAGCGTCAAGCCAGAGAGTGAGTCAAATGCTTGCTCTTGATGAAGGCAAGGCGCGACGAGGAGCGAACTAAAGTAGCGAAGGTGCTGATGTCACACTGCCAAGAAAAGCTTCTAGCCAGAGAGAACGTACCCGTACCGCAAACCGACACAGGTAGTCGAGTGGAGAACACTAAGGTGAGCGAGAGAACTCTCGTTAAGGAACTCGGCAAAATGACCCCGTAACTTCGGGAGAAGGGGTGCTGATCGCAAGATCAGCCGCAGTGAATAGGCCCAAACAACTGTTTATCAAAAACACAGGTCTCTGCAAAGTCGTAAGACGACGTATAGGGGCTGACACCTGCCCGGTGCTGGAAGGTTAAGAGGAGAGCTTAGCGTAAGCGAAGGTTCGAATTGAAGCCCCAGTAAACGGCGGCCGTAACTATAACGGTCCTAAGGTAGCGAAATTCCTTGTCGGGTAAGTTCCGACCTGCACGAAAGGTGTAATGATTTGGGCACTGTCTCAACGAGAGACTCGGTGAAATTATAATACCCGTGAAGATGCGGGTTACCCGCGACAGGACGGAAAGACCCCATGGAGCTTCACTGTAGCTTGATATTGAGTATCTTTTAAACATGTACAGGATAGGTAGGAGCCAGAGAAAGTAGGACGCTAGTCTTACCGGAGGCAATGTTGGGATACTACCCTTGTTTGAAGGATGCTCTAACCTCGGCCTGTAAGCCAGGCCAGGGACAGTGTCAGGTGGGCAGTTTGACTGGGGCGGTCGCCTCCTAAAGTGTAACGGAGGCGCCCAAAGGTTCCCTCAGAATGGTTGGAAATCATTCGCAGAGTGTAAAGGTATAAGGGAGCTTGACTGCGAGAGATACATCTCGAGCAGGGACGAAAGTCGGGCTTAGTGATCTGGTGGTACCGTATGGAAGGGCCATCACTCAACGGATAAAAGCTACCCTGGGGATAACAGGCTTATCTCCCCCAAGAGTTCACATCGACGGGGAGGTTTGGCACCTCGATGTCGGCTCGTCGCATCCTGGGGCTGAAGTCGGTCCCAAGGGTTGGGCTGTTCGCCCATTAAAGCGGCACGCGAGCTGGGTTCAGAACGTCGTGAGACAGTTCGGTCCCTATCCGTCGTGGGCGCAGGAAATTTGAGAGGAGCTGTCCTTAGTACGAGAGGACCGGGATGGACGCACCGCTGGTGTACCAGTTGTCTTGCCAAAGGCATCGCTGGGTAGCTATGTGCGGAAGGGATAAGCGCTGAAAGCATCTAAGTGCGAAGCCCCCCTCAAGATGA includes:
- a CDS encoding serine hydrolase domain-containing protein; its protein translation is MRNFVRSTLGKHNVRGSVVVIKDGEPQQISYGWGWYGKKLGNGNSKVVYPTCSLQKVITAAMIIQLINETNHTNQQFSQYTKISRWYPNLKNADQISVGNLLTHTSGITATDTEIDRGYNYSEENSINWIVDHVNSRGEGQPGTYFYNNTNYILLAGIIAKVTNQSYESNFQTRIVNKLGLQHTYLYQNIPKDKTDAISYTYSNGKNYQDAEYVKRSLASQLPGAANMFSTPMDYYKILVGLSNGQILDRSDFNYLTHLKSKVTEYSGGVYLKNNDTLMSSYGNLAGTHFGNWFQVTTDMKNGLIMFLNQTDNNENNQKDVGYEILNYIKPNTFTQR
- a CDS encoding peptide deformylase, giving the protein MTTQAIIHDVMILRTKSQKASQADLKIAEDLKDTLIENKNIAAGLAANMIGENKRIIAFFVGPFPMLMLNPKIIAKKESYITEEGCLSLTGVRPVKRYKIISVEYEDTSFNKKIQEFTDFTAEVIQHEIDHCDGILI